One window of Dechloromonas sp. ZY10 genomic DNA carries:
- a CDS encoding ABC transporter transmembrane domain-containing protein, which yields MPQNPDQTLPPHWAGEVGSRLEAGESVQAWLETDLDARLYFAPGLIVLTERRLLARAGGELEWKSWPLAAGQRLEHHDHAGVGLLELVNEQGRVATWRYTLARNLAALRVIAEFDLHRDSQVSGQPVQRPDDSNCPKCKAPIPPGEDECPICNRESTVAPSTWTLFRLWRFARPYRWQLFMGFILTLASTAAQLVPPYLTMPLMDNVLIPFQNGQPIDWELVSLYLGGLLAAAIVAWGLGWIRTYILALVSERIGRDLRTQTYEHLLGLSLEYFGGKRTGDLMARIGAETDRINVFLSLDLLNFATDVLMITMTAVILFTINPWLALVTLLPLPIIGWLIHTVREKLRTGFEKIDRVWAEVTNVLADTIPGIRVVKAFAQEKREADRFRNANEHNLAMNDKLNKTWSVFTPTVTLLTEVGLLVVWIFGIWQIARGDSTVGVLTAFLAYIGRFYTRLDSMSRIVSATQRAASSTKRIFDILDHVSSVPEPAKPVHLEKVTGLIELKKAGFRYGTRAVTKDVDLVIQPGEMIGLVGHSGSGKSTLVNLICRFYDVSEGQVLIDGVDVRSVPVAEFRSHIGLVLQEPFLFFGTIAENIAYGKPHASRAEIIAAARAAHAHEFILRLPHGYDSLVGERGQGLSGGERQRISIARALLIDPRILILDEATSAVDTETEKEIQRALDNLVKGRTTIAIAHRLSTLRKADRLVVMDRGKIVEIGNHDQLMAAEGHYHKLYMAQARNVDTEDPEPAAPNLPKTVATSA from the coding sequence ATGCCACAAAACCCCGACCAGACCCTGCCGCCCCACTGGGCCGGCGAAGTCGGCAGCCGGCTCGAAGCCGGCGAAAGCGTGCAAGCCTGGCTCGAAACCGACCTCGATGCGCGCCTGTATTTTGCCCCCGGCCTGATCGTGCTGACCGAGCGCCGCCTGCTGGCGCGCGCCGGCGGCGAACTGGAATGGAAAAGCTGGCCGCTGGCCGCCGGGCAGCGCCTGGAACACCACGACCATGCCGGCGTCGGCCTGCTCGAACTGGTCAATGAGCAAGGCCGGGTCGCCACCTGGCGCTACACGCTGGCACGCAACCTGGCGGCGCTGCGGGTAATCGCCGAATTCGACCTGCACCGCGACAGCCAGGTTTCCGGCCAGCCGGTGCAGCGCCCGGACGACAGCAACTGCCCCAAATGCAAGGCGCCGATTCCGCCCGGCGAAGACGAATGCCCGATCTGCAACCGCGAATCGACGGTCGCACCGTCAACCTGGACGCTGTTCCGCCTGTGGCGCTTTGCCCGCCCCTACCGCTGGCAGCTGTTCATGGGCTTCATCCTGACCCTGGCCTCGACCGCCGCGCAGCTGGTGCCGCCCTACCTGACCATGCCGCTGATGGACAATGTGCTGATCCCCTTCCAGAACGGCCAGCCGATTGACTGGGAACTGGTCAGCCTGTATCTCGGCGGCCTGCTCGCTGCGGCCATCGTCGCCTGGGGGCTGGGCTGGATTCGTACCTACATCCTGGCGCTGGTCTCGGAACGGATCGGGCGCGACCTGCGTACCCAAACCTACGAACACCTGCTCGGCCTGTCGCTGGAGTACTTCGGCGGCAAGCGGACCGGCGACTTGATGGCGCGGATCGGCGCCGAAACCGACCGGATCAACGTCTTCCTGTCGCTCGATCTGCTCAATTTCGCGACCGACGTGCTGATGATCACGATGACGGCGGTGATCCTGTTCACCATCAATCCGTGGCTGGCGCTGGTCACCCTGCTGCCGCTGCCGATCATCGGCTGGCTGATCCACACCGTGCGCGAAAAACTGCGCACCGGTTTCGAGAAGATCGACCGGGTCTGGGCCGAAGTCACCAACGTGCTTGCCGACACCATCCCCGGCATTCGCGTGGTCAAGGCCTTTGCCCAGGAAAAGCGCGAGGCCGACCGCTTCCGCAACGCCAACGAGCACAACCTGGCGATGAACGACAAGCTGAACAAGACCTGGTCGGTGTTCACCCCGACGGTGACGCTGCTCACCGAGGTCGGCCTGCTGGTGGTCTGGATTTTCGGCATCTGGCAGATCGCCCGGGGCGATTCGACGGTCGGCGTGCTCACCGCCTTTCTCGCCTACATCGGCCGCTTCTACACCCGTCTCGACTCGATGAGCCGCATCGTTTCGGCCACCCAGCGCGCCGCCTCCAGCACCAAGCGCATCTTCGACATTCTCGACCACGTATCGAGCGTGCCGGAGCCGGCCAAGCCGGTGCATCTGGAGAAGGTCACCGGCCTGATCGAATTGAAGAAAGCCGGCTTCCGCTATGGCACCCGCGCCGTGACCAAGGATGTCGATCTGGTGATCCAGCCGGGCGAGATGATCGGTCTGGTCGGCCACTCCGGCTCGGGCAAATCGACGCTGGTCAACCTGATCTGCCGCTTCTACGACGTTTCCGAGGGCCAGGTGCTGATCGACGGCGTCGATGTGCGCTCGGTGCCGGTCGCCGAATTCCGCAGCCACATCGGTCTGGTGCTGCAGGAGCCCTTCCTGTTCTTCGGCACGATTGCCGAAAACATCGCCTACGGCAAACCCCACGCCAGCCGTGCCGAAATCATTGCCGCCGCCCGCGCCGCGCATGCCCACGAGTTCATCCTGCGCCTGCCGCACGGTTACGACTCGCTGGTCGGCGAACGCGGCCAGGGCCTCTCCGGCGGCGAGCGCCAGCGCATCTCGATTGCCCGCGCGCTGCTGATCGACCCACGCATCCTGATCCTCGACGAGGCGACGTCTGCGGTCGACACCGAAACCGAGAAGGAAATCCAGCGCGCCCTCGACAACCTGGTCAAGGGCCGCACCACGATTGCCATCGCCCACCGCCTGAGCACGCTGCGCAAGGCCGACCGGCTGGTGGTGATGGATCGCGGCAAGATCGTCGAGATCGGCAACCACGACCAGCTGATGGCGGCCGAAGGGCATTACCACAAGCTGTACATGGCCCAGGCCCGCAACGTCGACACCGAAGACCCGGAGCCGGCAGCACCCAACCTGCCCAAGACCGTTGCCACTTCCGCCTGA
- a CDS encoding DUF1854 domain-containing protein, which yields MSTASFQLERDAYGRLVLTGENGERHEGVTPVRAFPIAAPDEGISLISAEGHEVAWADRVADLPPAARALVEDELASREFVPEIDKIIAVSSFACPSTWQVSTSRGACELLLKGEEDIRRLSRTQLLIADSHGIQFLVRDLTQLDRHSRKLLDRFL from the coding sequence ATGTCCACAGCTTCCTTCCAACTTGAACGCGACGCCTACGGTCGACTGGTCCTGACCGGCGAAAACGGCGAGCGCCACGAAGGCGTCACCCCGGTGCGCGCCTTTCCGATTGCCGCGCCGGACGAAGGCATTTCGCTGATCAGCGCTGAAGGCCACGAAGTGGCCTGGGCCGACCGCGTGGCCGACCTGCCGCCGGCGGCCCGCGCCCTGGTCGAGGACGAACTAGCCAGCCGCGAATTCGTCCCCGAGATCGACAAGATCATCGCCGTTTCCAGCTTTGCCTGCCCCAGCACCTGGCAGGTGAGTACCAGCCGGGGCGCCTGTGAACTGCTGCTCAAGGGCGAGGAAGACATCCGCCGGCTGTCGCGCACGCAATTGCTGATCGCCGACAGCCACGGCATCCAGTTCCTGGTGCGCGACCTGACCCAGCTCGACCGGCACAGCCGCAAGCTGCTCGACCGCTTCCTGTAA
- the cphA gene encoding cyanophycin synthetase has product MKNANIIIRETFSLPGPNIWTIYPVLEAWIDIGELEDYPSDKIPGLYERLTAWIPSLIEHRCNIGERGGFLQRLRNGTWSGHILEHVVLELMNLAGLTGTRDGFGRTREMTERGVYKLIISNLHEECTRYALDLARDLLLAAIRDEPHDVEATIAKLRRQVDRKHLGPSTAAIVQAAEKRDIPHIRLLPNGNLVQLGYGAAMRRIWTAETDQTSAIAETISRDKDLTKELISSVGVPVPEGREVDSAEDAVEAAEDIGYPVVVKPTDGNHGRGVFIDLVTPEAVRKAYPIAAEEGSGVLVERAIQGIEHRLLVVGGKLVAANRSDFITVTGDGQQTVQQLIDSQINVDPRRGNTELHPLSIIKIDTAAKIELERQGLGEDSVPAAGREVLIQRNANHAFDCTDEVHPETAAVAALAARVVGLDIAGIDLVCADISQPLAAQGGAIVEVNAGPSLLMHIKPGVGKPRPVGQAIVDNLFAAHESGRVPLVGVSGTHGKTAVAKIIAHLLYLSGKHTGLACSDGLYLGRRQVQKTDAGNFAGARRLLMNRAVEAAVVEAGAEVILGEGIPYDFCSVGVVTNVAPADEDLSRWDVQPVDSDYYTTPRAIYRSQVDVVQPNTGIAVLNADDALVADFAELCEGKTLFFTVDRKNPRIFSHLAAGERVVTIDDGRIVLLTGSDEVRLCRLGDVPLIGKEKKPADIANVLAATATGWALGLSKDVLKTGLKTYGIELADLATLLSQK; this is encoded by the coding sequence ATGAAGAACGCAAACATCATCATCAGGGAAACCTTTTCGCTGCCCGGCCCGAACATCTGGACCATCTACCCGGTTCTGGAAGCCTGGATCGACATCGGCGAGCTGGAAGACTACCCGTCCGACAAGATTCCCGGTCTCTACGAGCGACTGACCGCGTGGATTCCCAGCCTGATCGAACACCGCTGCAACATCGGCGAACGCGGCGGCTTCCTGCAGCGCTTGCGCAACGGCACCTGGAGCGGCCACATCCTCGAACACGTCGTGCTGGAATTGATGAACCTGGCCGGCCTGACCGGGACCCGCGACGGCTTCGGGCGGACCCGCGAAATGACCGAGCGCGGCGTGTACAAGCTGATCATCAGCAATTTGCACGAGGAATGCACCCGCTACGCGCTGGACCTCGCCCGCGACCTGCTGCTGGCCGCGATCCGCGACGAGCCACACGATGTCGAGGCGACCATCGCCAAGCTGCGCCGCCAAGTCGACCGCAAGCACCTTGGTCCGTCCACCGCCGCCATCGTTCAGGCCGCCGAAAAGCGCGATATTCCGCACATCCGCCTGCTGCCCAACGGCAACCTGGTGCAACTCGGCTACGGCGCCGCGATGCGCCGCATCTGGACCGCCGAAACCGACCAGACCAGCGCCATCGCCGAGACCATCTCGCGCGACAAGGATTTGACCAAGGAGTTGATTTCCTCGGTCGGCGTACCGGTGCCGGAAGGCCGCGAGGTCGATAGCGCCGAAGATGCAGTCGAAGCCGCCGAAGATATCGGCTACCCGGTGGTGGTCAAGCCGACCGACGGCAACCACGGGCGTGGCGTGTTCATCGACCTGGTGACGCCGGAAGCGGTGCGCAAGGCCTACCCGATTGCCGCCGAGGAAGGTTCCGGCGTGCTCGTCGAACGCGCCATTCAGGGCATCGAACACCGCCTGCTGGTGGTCGGCGGCAAGCTGGTCGCGGCCAACCGCAGCGATTTCATCACGGTTACCGGCGACGGCCAGCAGACCGTTCAGCAACTGATCGATAGCCAGATCAACGTCGATCCGCGCCGTGGCAACACCGAACTGCATCCGCTGTCGATCATCAAGATCGACACCGCTGCCAAGATCGAACTCGAACGCCAGGGGCTGGGCGAAGACAGCGTGCCGGCTGCCGGCCGCGAAGTGCTGATCCAGCGCAACGCCAACCACGCCTTTGACTGCACCGACGAGGTTCACCCCGAAACCGCCGCCGTCGCCGCGCTGGCGGCCCGCGTGGTCGGCCTCGACATTGCCGGCATCGACCTGGTCTGCGCCGATATTTCGCAGCCGCTGGCCGCCCAGGGCGGTGCCATCGTCGAAGTCAATGCCGGCCCCAGCCTGCTGATGCACATCAAGCCCGGCGTCGGCAAACCGCGTCCGGTTGGACAGGCGATTGTGGACAACCTGTTCGCCGCGCACGAAAGCGGCCGCGTGCCGCTGGTCGGTGTCAGCGGTACGCACGGCAAGACGGCGGTCGCCAAAATCATCGCCCACCTGCTCTACCTCTCCGGCAAGCACACCGGTCTGGCCTGCAGCGACGGCCTCTACCTCGGCCGCCGCCAGGTCCAGAAAACCGATGCCGGCAATTTCGCCGGCGCCCGCCGCCTGTTGATGAACCGCGCGGTCGAGGCCGCAGTGGTCGAAGCCGGGGCCGAAGTGATCCTCGGCGAAGGCATTCCCTACGACTTCTGCTCAGTCGGTGTGGTCACCAACGTTGCTCCGGCCGACGAGGATTTGTCGCGCTGGGACGTGCAGCCGGTAGACAGCGACTATTACACGACGCCGCGTGCGATTTACCGCTCGCAGGTCGATGTGGTGCAGCCGAACACCGGGATCGCCGTGCTCAATGCCGACGATGCACTGGTCGCCGACTTCGCCGAGTTGTGCGAAGGGAAAACCCTCTTTTTCACGGTCGACCGTAAAAATCCGCGCATTTTCTCTCACCTCGCCGCCGGTGAACGCGTCGTCACCATTGACGACGGGCGCATCGTGCTGCTTACCGGCAGCGACGAAGTCCGCCTCTGCCGCCTGGGCGACGTGCCGCTGATCGGCAAGGAGAAAAAGCCGGCCGACATCGCCAACGTGCTCGCGGCCACGGCCACCGGCTGGGCGCTGGGGCTGTCCAAGGACGTGCTGAAGACCGGCCTGAAGACTTACGGAATCGAGCTGGCCGACCTGGCCACGCTGCTGTCGCAGAAATAA
- the cphA gene encoding cyanophycin synthetase yields MDVSRIRALRGPNLWSRHTAIQAIVTCEGNETAIAQLPGFEARLRERFPELGDLIPSDHLDTVSMAHALEFCALGLQAQAGCPVTFSRTAQTVEAGVYQVVVEYTEEDVGRLAFERAEQLCLAALNDTPFDLEGTLKELRDLDEDIRLGPSTGAIVAAAVARGIPYRRLTQGSLVQLGWGSKQKRIQAAETSFTSAIGEAIAQDKELTKQLLHAAGVAVPFGRPVDDEDDAWAAAQEIGLPVVVKPQDGNQGKGISVNLTSEEQVRHAYRVAIEFRDDIMVEKYLPGHDWRLLVIGNKLIAAARRDPPLVVGDGTHTVRELVDIVNSDPRRSDGHATSLTKIRFDEIAIARLAEQGYQPDSIPARGARVVLRNNANLSTGGTATDVTDDVHPELAAAAVAAAQTVGLDIAGIDVVCDTILKPLEEQGGGIVEVNAAPGLRMHLDPSYGKGRAVGEAIIEMMFKPGPDGKPDNARIPVVAITGTNGKTTTSRLIGRIFEADNKRVGMTSTDGIYVENRRIDSGDCSGPRSARNVLMHPDVDAAVFETARGGVLREGLGFDVCDVAVVTNIGVGDHLGLNYITTVDELSVVKRVIIENVKRDGHAVLNAGDPIVARMAPHCSGEVIFFARDKKNPVLATHKAQGKRVVYAERDAMIFQHGNKKHRVPFVNIPLTRNGSIGFQVENAMAAAAAGWALGIDWPLIEQAMAGFTSDASTAPGRFNVFDYKGATLIADYGHNPDAIQALTQAIEGMPAVRRSVVISAAGDRRDEDIRQQTEILGGAFDDVILYQDACQRGREDGEVIALLRQGLSNASRTRRIDEITGEFVAIDLALERLHPGDLCLILIDQVDEALAHIGQRIAESK; encoded by the coding sequence ATGGACGTTTCCCGCATTCGTGCCCTGCGCGGTCCCAACCTGTGGAGCCGCCACACCGCCATTCAGGCCATCGTTACCTGCGAAGGCAACGAGACCGCCATTGCCCAACTGCCCGGCTTTGAAGCCCGCCTGCGCGAGCGTTTCCCCGAGCTGGGCGACCTGATCCCGTCCGACCACCTCGACACCGTGTCGATGGCCCACGCGCTGGAGTTCTGCGCCCTCGGGCTGCAGGCCCAGGCTGGTTGCCCGGTGACCTTCAGCCGTACCGCCCAGACCGTCGAAGCCGGGGTCTATCAGGTGGTGGTCGAATACACCGAAGAGGATGTCGGCCGCCTCGCCTTCGAACGTGCCGAACAGCTGTGCCTGGCGGCGCTCAACGACACCCCGTTCGACCTTGAAGGCACGCTCAAGGAACTGCGCGATCTCGACGAAGATATCCGCCTCGGCCCCTCCACCGGTGCCATCGTCGCCGCAGCCGTCGCTCGCGGCATTCCCTACCGCCGGCTGACCCAGGGCAGCCTGGTGCAACTCGGCTGGGGCTCGAAACAGAAGCGCATCCAGGCTGCTGAAACCAGCTTCACCAGCGCGATTGGCGAAGCGATTGCACAGGACAAGGAACTGACCAAGCAATTGCTGCACGCCGCCGGCGTGGCCGTCCCCTTCGGTCGTCCGGTCGATGATGAGGACGATGCCTGGGCGGCGGCGCAGGAAATCGGCCTGCCGGTGGTGGTCAAGCCGCAGGACGGCAACCAGGGCAAAGGGATTTCGGTCAATCTCACCAGCGAAGAGCAGGTCCGCCATGCCTACCGCGTTGCAATCGAGTTCCGCGACGACATCATGGTCGAGAAATACCTGCCCGGCCACGACTGGCGCCTGCTGGTGATCGGCAACAAGCTGATCGCCGCCGCCCGCCGTGATCCGCCGCTGGTAGTCGGCGACGGCACCCATACCGTGCGCGAACTGGTCGACATCGTGAATAGCGATCCGCGCCGCTCCGACGGCCACGCGACCTCGTTGACCAAGATCCGCTTCGACGAAATCGCCATCGCCCGTCTCGCCGAGCAAGGCTACCAGCCGGACTCGATCCCGGCGCGCGGCGCCCGCGTGGTCTTGCGCAACAACGCCAACCTGTCTACCGGCGGCACCGCTACCGATGTCACCGACGACGTGCATCCGGAGCTGGCCGCTGCCGCCGTTGCCGCTGCGCAGACCGTCGGTCTCGACATCGCCGGCATCGACGTGGTCTGCGACACCATCCTCAAGCCGCTCGAAGAACAAGGCGGCGGCATCGTCGAGGTCAACGCCGCGCCCGGCCTGCGGATGCACCTCGATCCGTCTTACGGCAAGGGCCGCGCAGTCGGCGAGGCGATCATCGAGATGATGTTCAAGCCCGGCCCCGACGGCAAGCCCGATAACGCCCGCATCCCGGTCGTTGCGATCACCGGCACCAACGGCAAGACCACCACCAGCCGCCTGATCGGCCGGATTTTCGAGGCCGACAACAAGCGCGTCGGGATGACCAGCACCGACGGCATTTATGTCGAGAACCGCCGCATCGACAGCGGCGACTGCTCCGGCCCGCGCTCAGCCCGCAATGTGCTGATGCACCCGGACGTTGACGCTGCGGTGTTCGAAACCGCGCGCGGTGGCGTGCTGCGCGAAGGCCTCGGCTTCGATGTCTGCGACGTCGCCGTGGTCACCAATATCGGCGTCGGCGATCACCTCGGTCTGAACTACATCACCACGGTCGACGAGCTCAGCGTGGTCAAACGGGTGATCATCGAAAACGTCAAGCGCGACGGCCACGCCGTGCTCAACGCCGGCGACCCGATCGTCGCCCGGATGGCGCCGCACTGCTCGGGTGAGGTGATCTTCTTCGCCCGCGACAAGAAAAACCCGGTACTGGCCACGCACAAGGCGCAAGGCAAGCGGGTGGTCTATGCCGAGCGCGATGCGATGATTTTCCAGCACGGCAACAAGAAGCACCGTGTTCCTTTCGTCAATATTCCGCTGACCCGCAACGGCAGCATCGGCTTTCAGGTCGAGAACGCAATGGCCGCTGCCGCCGCCGGCTGGGCGCTGGGCATCGACTGGCCGCTGATCGAACAGGCGATGGCCGGCTTCACCAGCGACGCCAGTACCGCCCCCGGCCGCTTCAACGTCTTCGACTACAAGGGCGCAACGCTGATTGCCGACTACGGCCACAACCCGGACGCGATTCAGGCACTGACCCAGGCAATCGAAGGCATGCCCGCCGTGCGCCGCTCGGTGGTGATCAGCGCCGCCGGCGACCGCCGCGACGAGGACATCCGCCAGCAGACCGAAATCCTCGGCGGTGCCTTCGACGATGTGATCCTCTACCAGGATGCCTGCCAGCGCGGCCGCGAGGACGGCGAAGTGATTGCCCTGCTCCGCCAGGGCCTGAGCAATGCCAGCCGTACCCGCCGCATCGACGAGATTACCGGTGAATTCGTCGCCATCGACCTGGCGCTCGAACGCCTGCATCCCGGCGACCTCTGCCTGATCCTGATCGACCAGGTCGACGAGGCCTTGGCACACATCGGGCAGCGGATCGCAGAAAGCAAGTAA
- a CDS encoding Lrp/AsnC family transcriptional regulator: protein MSALSAKEPAVVLDAVDRALIVATQAGLPLVPEPYARIAAEVGIPETEAIARLQAMLASGVIRRIGAVPNHYAIGWTANGMTVWDVDDARIDALGAQVGALEFVTHCYRRPRALPDWPYNLFAMVHGSSRDECEAKAGQIRELLGDACRSGDILYSSKILKKSGLRIG from the coding sequence ATGAGCGCCTTGTCTGCCAAGGAGCCGGCGGTGGTGCTCGATGCCGTCGACCGCGCCCTGATCGTCGCCACCCAGGCCGGCCTGCCGCTGGTGCCCGAACCTTACGCGCGGATTGCCGCCGAGGTCGGGATTCCCGAAACGGAAGCGATTGCCCGGCTGCAGGCGATGCTAGCCAGCGGCGTGATCCGCCGGATCGGCGCGGTGCCCAATCACTACGCGATCGGCTGGACCGCCAACGGGATGACCGTCTGGGACGTCGACGACGCCCGGATCGACGCCCTCGGCGCGCAGGTCGGGGCGCTGGAGTTCGTCACCCACTGCTATCGCCGCCCGCGCGCGCTGCCGGATTGGCCATACAACCTGTTCGCGATGGTGCACGGCAGTTCGCGTGACGAATGCGAGGCCAAGGCCGGGCAGATTCGGGAACTGCTGGGTGATGCCTGCCGCTCCGGCGATATTTTGTATTCGAGCAAAATCCTGAAGAAAAGCGGCCTGCGGATCGGTTGA
- a CDS encoding Lrp/AsnC family transcriptional regulator: MRERQTPPAEKIALDTVDREILAKMQGDFPLCSRPYQAAAEHLGICEAELLQRLQRLLDARVLTRFGPMVQIERIGGAFVLAALAVPEVRYDEVAAQVNALPQVAHNYRREHLLNMWFVLATETPEGIPAAIAEIEAATGLKVHAFPKEREYFVEMKLEARV; this comes from the coding sequence ATGCGTGAGCGACAGACGCCGCCAGCCGAAAAAATCGCCCTGGACACGGTCGACCGTGAAATTCTGGCCAAAATGCAGGGCGATTTCCCGCTTTGCTCCCGTCCCTATCAGGCTGCCGCCGAGCATCTCGGGATCTGCGAGGCCGAGTTGCTGCAGCGTCTGCAGCGCCTGCTTGACGCCCGGGTATTGACCCGCTTCGGGCCAATGGTGCAGATCGAGCGCATCGGCGGCGCCTTCGTGCTGGCCGCGCTGGCGGTGCCAGAGGTGCGCTACGACGAGGTTGCGGCACAGGTCAATGCGCTGCCGCAGGTCGCCCACAATTATCGCCGCGAGCACCTGCTCAACATGTGGTTCGTGCTGGCCACCGAAACGCCGGAAGGAATCCCGGCGGCGATTGCCGAAATTGAAGCGGCGACCGGGCTCAAGGTGCATGCCTTTCCCAAGGAGCGCGAGTACTTCGTCGAAATGAAACTGGAGGCCAGGGTATGA
- a CDS encoding AsnC family transcriptional regulator, with protein MNDDMQASLDFRLLNEFQRDFPLCPAPFAELASRLGVGESTVLGRLEALRREGKISRVGAVFAPKRIGASTLAAMAVPPEKLAAVGAAVSRFPEVNHNYEREHRYNLWFVVTAGSEERLQATLRAIEQSAGYPLLPLPLVEEFHIDLGFCLQGGERKPAPAQARPVQPQLPLDEEARRLIAVLQEGLPLFIRPFQLIAERIGVAEPEVLGRIRRWVEDGAIKRFGVVVRHHELGFTANAMLVQDIPDDQVSAIGRTLAEAAGVTLCYRRPRQLPEWRYNLFCMIHGRDRSEVEARIAELREQHQLQAHAHEILFSRTRFKQTGARYA; from the coding sequence CGACTTTCCGCTCTGCCCGGCTCCCTTCGCCGAACTCGCCAGCCGTCTTGGCGTTGGCGAGAGCACGGTGCTTGGCCGGCTCGAAGCGCTGCGCCGTGAAGGCAAGATTTCGCGGGTCGGCGCGGTGTTTGCCCCGAAACGGATCGGCGCCTCGACCCTGGCCGCGATGGCCGTACCGCCGGAAAAACTGGCGGCAGTCGGCGCGGCGGTCAGCCGCTTTCCCGAGGTCAATCACAATTACGAGCGCGAGCATCGCTACAACCTGTGGTTCGTCGTCACCGCCGGCAGCGAGGAGCGTCTGCAGGCAACGCTGCGCGCCATTGAGCAGAGCGCCGGTTACCCGCTGCTGCCCTTGCCGCTGGTCGAGGAATTCCATATCGACCTTGGCTTTTGCCTGCAAGGCGGCGAGCGCAAGCCGGCACCAGCGCAGGCGCGCCCGGTGCAACCGCAATTGCCGCTCGACGAGGAGGCGCGGCGCTTGATTGCGGTGCTGCAGGAAGGACTGCCGCTGTTCATCCGCCCCTTTCAGCTGATTGCCGAGCGGATCGGCGTGGCCGAACCCGAAGTCCTCGGGCGGATTCGTCGCTGGGTCGAGGACGGCGCGATCAAGCGTTTCGGCGTCGTTGTCCGCCATCACGAACTCGGCTTCACCGCCAATGCGATGCTGGTCCAGGACATCCCCGACGACCAGGTCAGCGCCATCGGCCGGACCCTTGCCGAAGCCGCCGGGGTCACGCTCTGCTACCGGCGGCCACGGCAGCTGCCGGAGTGGCGCTACAACCTCTTCTGCATGATTCACGGCCGCGACCGCAGCGAGGTCGAGGCGCGCATCGCCGAATTGCGCGAGCAGCACCAACTGCAGGCGCACGCGCACGAAATCCTCTTTTCACGAACCCGCTTCAAGCAGACCGGAGCCCGCTATGCGTGA